The proteins below are encoded in one region of Triticum aestivum cultivar Chinese Spring chromosome 1B, IWGSC CS RefSeq v2.1, whole genome shotgun sequence:
- the LOC123080554 gene encoding cytosolic sulfotransferase 16-like has product MAPSIGDDDMAERLVVSSLPLETRFPPFQLKQHGGFWFPEPILPDIVAVRAVFAPRPSDVFLASFPKSGTTWLKALAFATVHRADHPPCAPDHPLRHRNPHDCVEFLEVPYALTPDADAFAALPSPRVIATHMPYSLLSEQIMAEGAGCKVMYVCRDPKDAFISTWLFARKTAVAAAAEAANDDEPRPVPTPFGMEEAFELFCDGRSPGGPQRPHVLSYWEASRRWPERVLFLRYEEMLGDPVGNVRKLAEFMGCAFSGEEEAAGVALEIVKLCSIDALKNVEANKSGAQNYVKNKAFFRKGVAGDWSNHMTSEMAALLDGVVEDALQGSGLASPAAESM; this is encoded by the exons ATGGCCCCGTCCATCGGAGACGACGACATGGCCGAGCGCCTCGTGGTCTCCTCTCTTCCCCTCGAGACACGGTTCCCGCCGTTCCAGCTCAAGCAGCACGGCGGCTTCTGGTTCCCCGAGCCGATCCTCCCGGATATCGTGGCCGTGCGCGCGGTGTTCGCGCCCAGGCCGTCCGACGTCTTCCTCGCCAGCTTCCCT AAG TCCGGCACCACCTGGCTCAAGGCGCTGgccttcgccaccgtccaccgcgcCGACCACCCACCGTGCGCCCCCGaccacccgctccgccaccgcaacCCGCATGACTGTGTAGAGTTCCTCGAGGTGCCCTATGCGCTCACTCCGGACGCCGATGCATTTGCGGCGCTCCCATCCCCGCGCGTGATCGCCACCCACATGCCCTACTCCCTCTTGTCGGAGCAGATCATGGCGGAGGGCGCCGGCTGCAAGGTCATGTACGTCTGCCGCGACCCCAAGGACGCCTTCATCTCCACGTGGCTGTTCGCCAGGAAGACGGCggtggccgccgcagccgaggccgCCAACGACGACGAACCGCGGCCGGTGCCAACGCCGTTCGGTATGGAGGAGGCCTTCGAGCTGTTCTGCGACGGCCGGTCCCCCGGCGGCCCGCAGAGGCCCCATGTCTTGAGCTACTGGGAGGCGAGCCGGAGGTGGCCAGAGAGGGTCCTCTTCCTCCGGTACGAGGAGATGTTGGGGGACCCGGTGGGCAACGTGAGGAAGCTGGCCGAGTTCATGGGGTGCGCGTTCTCCGGGGAAGAGGAGGCCGCGGGGGTGGCACTGGAGATCGTCAAGCTGTGCAGCATCGACGCCCTGAAGAACGTGGAGGCGAACAAGAGCGGTGCTCAGAACTACGTCAAGAACAAGGCCTTCTTCCGGAAGGGGGTTGCCGGGGACTGGAGCAACCACATGACGTCGGAgatggcggcattgttggacgggGTCGTCGAGGACGCGCTGCAAGGGTCGGGGCTCGCCTCTCCTGCCGCCGAGTCCATGTGA